A single window of uncultured Methanospirillum sp. DNA harbors:
- a CDS encoding ribonuclease H-like domain-containing protein, whose product MQGTDLVSVSQRWQARITASPDYVIVPHDNVFRMGLHASAISESVYDQFGQYYREFFRRYAGVPVEDAIPGSPVINEDGECYHVQHTRPIYLSSRSQPDPKVLDELRLIRGIGPKGAENLKQRSCRTIPELSHHRRYQKGAAHVLEVLNAGPAGATHLIRSRLGPSHPLGLIASEGFTPEKIRFLDLETLGIFGRPVILFGIGCPGPGGLVIHQFVLRDITEEPAALTAVRELLDGADALVSYNGRSFDLPYLNERFAYYGFDPLPELPHIDLLHYTRRMWKNQIQDCRLSTIERGFLGVEREHDLPGMLVPEWYLKYRDTGNCGPLVPIVRHNEQDIASLPLLLNLLRSKARECC is encoded by the coding sequence ATGCAGGGAACAGACCTCGTCTCTGTGAGCCAGAGGTGGCAGGCACGAATAACTGCCTCACCAGACTACGTGATTGTGCCTCATGACAATGTATTCCGCATGGGGCTTCATGCCTCAGCGATCAGCGAATCAGTCTATGATCAGTTCGGGCAGTACTATCGTGAGTTCTTCAGAAGGTATGCCGGAGTTCCAGTTGAAGATGCCATCCCCGGCTCGCCGGTAATAAATGAAGACGGAGAATGTTACCATGTACAGCATACCCGGCCGATATACCTCTCTTCCCGTAGCCAGCCAGACCCGAAAGTTCTGGATGAACTCAGGCTCATCAGGGGTATCGGTCCAAAGGGAGCAGAAAATCTCAAGCAACGAAGCTGTAGAACAATACCCGAACTCTCTCACCACCGCAGGTATCAGAAGGGGGCTGCTCATGTACTTGAGGTCCTCAATGCAGGCCCTGCAGGAGCTACGCACCTGATCAGATCACGGCTCGGCCCATCACATCCCCTCGGCCTTATTGCATCAGAAGGGTTTACACCTGAAAAGATCAGGTTCCTGGACCTCGAGACCCTCGGTATCTTTGGCAGGCCTGTCATTCTTTTTGGTATCGGGTGCCCCGGCCCCGGGGGACTTGTCATCCACCAGTTCGTGCTCAGGGACATCACAGAGGAGCCTGCTGCATTAACTGCAGTCAGAGAACTTCTGGATGGTGCCGATGCCCTCGTAAGTTATAACGGGAGGAGTTTTGATCTGCCGTACCTGAATGAGCGGTTTGCATACTACGGATTTGATCCCCTGCCTGAACTCCCTCATATCGATCTGCTCCATTACACACGAAGGATGTGGAAAAACCAGATTCAGGACTGCAGGCTCTCGACGATAGAACGAGGGTTCCTTGGTGTAGAGCGTGAACACGATCTTCCCGGTATGTTGGTCCCGGAGTGGTACCTGAAGTACCGTGATACCGGGAACTGCGGTCCGCTGGTACCGATAGTCAGACATAACGAGCAGGATATAGCCAGTCTTCCTCTTCTCCTCAATCTGCTCAGGAGCAAAGCACGTGAGTGTTGCTGA
- a CDS encoding flavodoxin family protein: MTGEIKVIGVLGSPHRHGNTEILLDTFLKGATEAGADTEKVILSRLTYSSCKGCNACHKTGECILKDDVHPVFERMLSADCLAISSPIYTMGITTELKGFIDRAHYIWVRHYKLKTHPLPSEKKILHRGYFLSTAGMDRDDVFSTAVPMMTALFNIFGFSYCDNILAKDMDGCGGIIGNPDILAFAYQSGNDAVRGILAKEPCNIVK; the protein is encoded by the coding sequence ATGACCGGGGAGATAAAAGTCATCGGAGTGCTAGGAAGTCCCCACAGGCATGGTAATACTGAGATCCTGCTTGATACATTTTTGAAGGGTGCAACTGAAGCAGGAGCCGATACAGAGAAGGTGATCCTGAGCAGATTAACATACTCTTCATGCAAAGGGTGCAACGCCTGTCATAAAACAGGTGAGTGCATTCTGAAAGATGATGTTCATCCGGTTTTTGAGCGGATGCTGAGTGCAGACTGCCTTGCAATATCGTCTCCCATCTATACCATGGGTATAACCACCGAACTGAAGGGGTTCATTGACCGTGCCCATTATATCTGGGTCAGACATTACAAACTTAAAACCCATCCGCTTCCCTCAGAAAAGAAAATTCTTCACAGGGGATACTTTCTCTCAACCGCAGGAATGGATCGTGATGATGTCTTCTCGACTGCTGTCCCCATGATGACAGCACTGTTTAACATATTCGGGTTTTCGTACTGCGATAACATCCTGGCAAAAGATATGGATGGATGCGGAGGCATTATAGGAAACCCTGATATCCTTGCCTTTGCGTACCAGAGTGGAAATGATGCAGTGAGAGGCATCCTGGCAAAAGAGCCGTGCAATATAGTAAAGTAA
- a CDS encoding flavodoxin family protein, whose amino-acid sequence MGIRVLAISGSPRRHGNSEQLLDWVLSSMGNQPDVSVQKIALADADVRPCRGCNACERLNQCVIRDGMDQLHDQILEADCIIVSSPIYCMSVCSQVKALIDRAQVFRSRKYVLKLPVVPPERKGKRLGLFISTAGQDWSYVFDAAIPVIKCFFHVIEVRDRDIGYLMINHVDEKGAVLHHPTAQEDAMKKGTEIISILRERLFA is encoded by the coding sequence ATGGGGATCAGGGTTCTTGCCATTTCTGGAAGCCCTCGCAGACATGGCAATTCAGAACAACTGTTGGACTGGGTTCTTTCATCGATGGGTAACCAACCAGATGTATCAGTCCAGAAGATCGCCCTTGCAGATGCAGATGTCAGGCCATGCCGGGGCTGCAATGCATGTGAGCGGTTAAACCAGTGTGTCATCCGGGATGGTATGGATCAACTACATGATCAGATTCTTGAAGCTGACTGCATCATTGTATCATCACCTATCTACTGCATGAGTGTCTGTTCCCAGGTAAAAGCCCTCATTGACCGGGCACAGGTATTCAGATCCCGGAAGTATGTCCTAAAACTGCCGGTTGTTCCACCAGAACGGAAAGGAAAACGACTTGGTCTCTTCATCTCTACAGCCGGACAGGACTGGAGTTACGTGTTCGATGCCGCCATACCGGTAATAAAATGCTTTTTTCATGTGATCGAGGTCAGGGATCGTGACATCGGATATCTGATGATAAATCACGTAGATGAGAAAGGGGCAGTGCTGCACCATCCGACTGCGCAAGAGGATGCGATGAAGAAAGGTACTGAAATAATCTCCATACTCAGAGAGAGGCTCTTTGCATGA
- a CDS encoding peroxiredoxin has product MNCDEEFECDCISLPILGAPAPDFEAVTTQGTITLSELQGKWIVLFSHPADFTPVCTTEFIAFAQVYDELKAMNTQLIGLSIDSVHSHIAWIRNIKEKMGVEIPFPVIADLDMKVATLYGMVHPGQSSTATVRTVFFIDDKGILRAMIYYPLSNGRSIPEIVRLVKALQTSDKEGVATPANWQPGDKVIVPPPKTVEEADKRITEGYDYKDFYLCFKES; this is encoded by the coding sequence ATGAACTGCGATGAAGAGTTTGAATGCGACTGTATCAGCCTTCCCATACTCGGTGCCCCGGCTCCGGACTTTGAGGCTGTTACCACTCAGGGGACTATAACCTTATCAGAACTGCAGGGAAAGTGGATTGTACTCTTCTCCCACCCTGCCGATTTCACACCGGTCTGCACAACTGAATTCATCGCTTTTGCCCAGGTTTATGATGAACTCAAGGCGATGAACACGCAGCTCATTGGTTTATCAATTGATAGTGTTCATTCCCATATTGCCTGGATAAGGAATATCAAAGAGAAGATGGGTGTTGAGATCCCATTCCCGGTGATTGCAGATCTTGATATGAAGGTTGCAACGTTGTATGGAATGGTTCACCCGGGTCAGAGTAGCACAGCAACGGTGAGGACAGTCTTCTTCATCGATGACAAAGGGATACTCAGGGCAATGATCTATTACCCGCTCAGTAACGGGAGATCAATCCCAGAGATAGTAAGGCTTGTAAAAGCCCTTCAGACCTCTGACAAAGAAGGAGTAGCAACACCGGCCAACTGGCAGCCAGGGGACAAAGTCATTGTTCCACCTCCAAAGACCGTAGAAGAGGCAGATAAGAGGATAACTGAAGGATACGATTACAAAGATTTTTACCTCTGCTTCAAAGAATCCTGA
- a CDS encoding carboxymuconolactone decarboxylase family protein, which produces MTTGMDDLEKKIGKVPRIFKKLAETDPDIHEMILKLDQYIWDDGALSRKTKKLIAIAIATSMRDQHAIKAQMAGAKSLGVTKDEVEEALRVAYMLAGMPAYVNGKIIEEEVM; this is translated from the coding sequence ATGACAACTGGAATGGATGACCTTGAGAAGAAGATCGGAAAAGTACCCAGAATATTCAAAAAACTGGCTGAAACAGATCCTGATATTCACGAGATGATTCTCAAACTTGATCAGTATATCTGGGATGACGGGGCACTCTCGCGAAAGACAAAGAAACTGATTGCTATTGCAATTGCCACCTCAATGAGAGATCAGCATGCAATCAAGGCACAGATGGCAGGCGCGAAGAGCCTTGGAGTAACCAAGGATGAAGTTGAAGAGGCTCTCAGAGTCGCATACATGCTTGCCGGTATGCCGGCATACGTGAACGGCAAGATCATTGAAGAAGAGGTCATGTAG
- a CDS encoding desulfoferrodoxin FeS4 iron-binding domain-containing protein — translation MVNVSEQGQVFECEICGNVVKVIEVGGGELICCGEPMVLQE, via the coding sequence ATGGTTAATGTATCAGAGCAAGGACAGGTCTTTGAATGTGAGATCTGCGGAAACGTGGTAAAGGTTATCGAAGTCGGAGGCGGCGAGCTGATCTGTTGCGGTGAGCCGATGGTCCTGCAGGAGTGA
- the radC gene encoding DNA repair protein RadC, which produces MRDIDVHDRPREKMVLKGAVSLEDHELISAILGKGTPNRDIISISREVADLLQKEDLPGYDQLISVEGIGQSKACVLLACFEIARRYGKPSDEPTRKITRPDDILQLPEITETRYKKQEHFLVVTLNGASEVIQSRTITMGLLNHSLVHPREVYCDAISDRAASIICVHNHPSGNLEPSSQDIQITTQLVQAGKILGIPLLDHIIISKTGITSLKEGGYL; this is translated from the coding sequence ATGCGGGACATTGACGTTCATGACCGTCCGAGGGAGAAGATGGTGCTCAAAGGAGCAGTGTCTCTTGAAGATCATGAACTCATCTCTGCTATTCTGGGAAAAGGGACCCCGAACCGTGACATCATCTCAATCTCAAGAGAGGTTGCAGATCTCTTACAGAAGGAGGACCTTCCAGGCTACGATCAGCTCATCAGTGTCGAAGGTATTGGGCAGTCGAAGGCATGTGTTCTTCTGGCATGTTTTGAGATTGCCCGAAGATACGGGAAGCCATCAGATGAGCCCACACGTAAAATAACCCGGCCTGACGACATTCTTCAGCTGCCGGAGATCACTGAGACCAGGTATAAAAAGCAGGAGCATTTCCTGGTTGTAACCCTGAACGGGGCATCAGAAGTGATACAATCGAGAACTATCACAATGGGTCTGCTCAACCACAGTCTTGTGCATCCCCGTGAGGTATATTGTGATGCGATATCAGACCGGGCTGCCTCAATCATCTGTGTTCATAATCACCCATCAGGAAACCTCGAACCAAGTTCACAGGATATCCAGATCACGACCCAGCTTGTACAGGCTGGAAAAATTCTGGGCATACCCCTTCTGGATCATATAATAATCTCAAAGACCGGGATCACCTCATTGAAGGAAGGAGGGTATCTGTAA
- a CDS encoding rubrerythrin family protein encodes MATKDNLKAGFAGESQANRKYASFSEKATEEGFPQVAKLFRAASEAEAIHARRHLSVLGIGSTADNLAASVAGETEEFTEMYPGFIKESEAEANADATRSFTFAMKAEQVHAGLYEKALTAIKSGKDLQADHIYLCPVCGNVALDKAPGNCPICGVPGSKWSEITL; translated from the coding sequence ATGGCAACCAAGGACAATCTGAAAGCAGGCTTTGCCGGAGAATCTCAGGCAAACCGCAAATATGCATCATTCTCTGAGAAGGCAACAGAAGAAGGATTTCCTCAGGTAGCAAAACTCTTCCGTGCTGCATCAGAAGCCGAAGCCATCCATGCACGCCGTCACCTCTCAGTTCTGGGTATCGGCTCTACTGCTGACAATCTCGCAGCCTCTGTTGCCGGAGAGACTGAAGAGTTCACCGAGATGTATCCCGGATTTATAAAAGAGTCCGAGGCTGAAGCGAATGCAGATGCTACCAGGTCGTTCACCTTCGCAATGAAGGCTGAACAGGTCCATGCCGGTCTCTATGAGAAGGCCCTTACTGCAATTAAGTCAGGAAAAGACCTTCAGGCAGATCATATCTATCTCTGTCCGGTCTGTGGAAATGTTGCTCTCGACAAAGCCCCGGGAAATTGTCCCATCTGTGGTGTTCCTGGATCCAAGTGGTCAGAGATCACTCTCTGA
- a CDS encoding cache domain-containing protein — MRSIFWIGCVLTVLVSLLVSGAFAESVNNSTVKATGALDVNKTVPAQEATSVNVTDKAVNATSPAAKVNATSGKAANVTTTEPDLVNDTLVKFVNDARTFALNSGKTTALATFNSPSSQFSNDKMYIFAYDTDGKALALPYDLGSVGKNMISATDSTGLRYVQQMVDVAKIPGVGFVKYQEINPLKQGTIMNKVSYVASVDGTYFIGAGVYMTKDDKKTPAKAEVTANITGSAVNATNATLPSDTPVKTAVKEAVKEVVNKTVSNLTA; from the coding sequence ATGAGATCAATCTTCTGGATTGGATGTGTCCTCACGGTTCTCGTCTCCCTGCTCGTCTCCGGAGCATTTGCGGAGTCTGTGAACAATTCTACTGTAAAGGCAACTGGTGCCCTTGATGTAAACAAGACTGTTCCCGCTCAGGAAGCAACCAGTGTGAATGTTACCGATAAGGCAGTCAATGCTACCTCTCCGGCAGCAAAGGTAAATGCAACCAGCGGTAAGGCAGCAAATGTCACTACAACAGAACCTGACCTTGTGAATGATACCCTGGTCAAGTTTGTGAATGATGCAAGAACCTTTGCACTTAACAGCGGCAAGACCACTGCCCTTGCAACCTTTAACAGCCCATCAAGCCAGTTCTCCAACGACAAGATGTACATCTTTGCCTATGACACTGATGGAAAGGCACTTGCACTTCCATATGATCTGGGATCAGTTGGCAAGAATATGATCTCCGCCACTGACTCAACCGGTCTTCGCTATGTTCAGCAGATGGTTGACGTAGCAAAGATTCCAGGCGTTGGATTTGTCAAGTACCAGGAAATAAACCCGCTGAAACAGGGAACTATCATGAACAAGGTATCCTACGTTGCAAGCGTAGATGGAACCTACTTCATTGGTGCTGGCGTCTACATGACCAAGGATGACAAGAAAACTCCAGCAAAGGCCGAGGTTACAGCAAACATTACTGGCTCTGCAGTTAATGCAACCAATGCAACTCTGCCTTCAGATACTCCTGTCAAGACAGCAGTAAAAGAAGCTGTAAAAGAAGTAGTAAACAAGACGGTATCCAATCTCACCGCGTAA
- a CDS encoding FAD-dependent oxidoreductase, translating into MAQVTVYSTQNCPYCRLAKAFLDRYGVEYRSIDVGVDRKAAKVMVEKSGQYGVPVITVDDEVIVGFDSNRLSELFGSGETSSVYDVIIAGAGPAGMTAALYCARKNLKTIVISEDIGGQALESWNIENYMGYRMVTGDELMSKFEEQVRQTDIRIELDQITALLPVSGGYQVKTTSGQEFKGKSIILAQGKRPRRLGLDREEEFTGRGISVCATCDGPLFKEKVVAIVGGGNSALQTAIEMSNIATTVHLIVRSKIRADPIYEEKIKSHPNIIIHLGCEVTELIGTDRLNGIGIKERLSGKSEELQVDGLFTEIGWVPNTSFLEGLLKLNYLKEIEIDINCRTNVPGIFAAGDVTAVLGKQIIIAAGEGAKAALATFDYLMMKQ; encoded by the coding sequence ATGGCACAGGTGACCGTCTATTCAACGCAGAACTGCCCGTACTGCCGTCTTGCAAAGGCCTTTCTTGACCGCTACGGGGTTGAATACCGGAGTATTGACGTTGGTGTCGATCGCAAGGCAGCAAAAGTGATGGTTGAGAAGTCAGGCCAGTACGGGGTGCCGGTGATAACTGTCGATGACGAGGTTATCGTTGGGTTTGACTCGAACCGGCTCTCTGAACTGTTTGGAAGCGGTGAGACATCTTCGGTCTATGACGTCATCATCGCTGGTGCAGGTCCGGCAGGAATGACCGCGGCCCTGTATTGTGCACGTAAGAATCTGAAGACGATCGTCATCTCTGAAGACATCGGCGGGCAGGCTCTTGAGAGTTGGAATATTGAGAATTACATGGGTTACCGGATGGTCACCGGTGATGAACTGATGTCAAAGTTTGAAGAGCAGGTGAGGCAGACCGATATCAGGATCGAACTTGATCAGATTACTGCCCTTCTGCCTGTATCAGGCGGGTACCAGGTAAAGACCACATCAGGTCAGGAATTCAAAGGAAAAAGTATCATCCTTGCACAGGGGAAGCGGCCGCGACGGTTAGGACTGGATCGCGAGGAGGAGTTTACCGGCAGGGGTATTTCTGTTTGTGCCACATGCGACGGCCCCCTCTTCAAGGAGAAGGTTGTTGCAATTGTTGGTGGTGGGAATTCAGCCTTGCAGACCGCTATTGAGATGAGTAACATTGCTACAACTGTGCACCTTATTGTAAGGAGTAAGATCAGGGCTGATCCGATCTACGAAGAGAAGATAAAGAGCCATCCAAACATCATCATTCATCTCGGCTGCGAGGTCACTGAACTTATAGGAACAGATCGCTTAAATGGCATTGGGATCAAGGAACGACTATCCGGGAAGAGTGAGGAGTTGCAGGTTGATGGTCTCTTCACCGAGATAGGCTGGGTTCCAAACACCAGTTTCCTGGAAGGGCTGCTTAAACTCAATTATCTGAAAGAGATCGAGATCGATATCAACTGTCGGACAAATGTACCTGGCATTTTTGCTGCCGGCGATGTCACTGCTGTTCTTGGCAAACAGATCATCATCGCTGCCGGTGAGGGAGCAAAGGCTGCTCTCGCAACATTTGACTACCTGATGATGAAACAGTAA
- a CDS encoding DNA methyltransferase produces MSRRTPGEVDTYLRSFILEDDSSGQRTLQEGTTLPDTITVSGNHIVRYTNEFWTARQRQAAKIHEISYRACFKPQLPRFFISLLTEPGDLVYDPFAGRGTTPLEAGLLGRRVVANDINPLSRILTVPRFFIPDPGEVKARLLAIPYTPGLKAERDLSMFYHPETEAEILSLRTYLLEREQTESLDHLDQWIRMVATNRLTGHSPGFFSVYTLPPNQAVSPDRQVRINETRGQQPPYRSTRDIILKKSRTLIKDLTRQESKNLHEAGDSIQFITGDARKTPAIEDNSVSLTVTSPPFLDIVQYSADNWLRCWFNGIDEEEIGSRITKLPRVSDWTDVMQEVFYELFRITRPGGWVAFEVGEVRNRTVMLDEVIVPVGLNAGFTCRGIVVNSQEFTKTANIWGVSNMEIGTNTNRIVLFQKED; encoded by the coding sequence ATGAGCCGGCGAACTCCTGGGGAGGTGGATACATACCTCCGGTCTTTTATCCTTGAAGATGATTCATCCGGTCAGCGGACGCTTCAAGAGGGGACTACCCTTCCTGATACCATTACAGTATCAGGGAACCACATAGTCAGGTACACAAACGAGTTCTGGACTGCGCGGCAACGACAGGCAGCAAAGATCCATGAGATCTCATACCGTGCCTGCTTTAAGCCCCAGCTTCCCAGGTTTTTTATTTCACTCCTGACCGAGCCAGGAGACCTCGTATACGACCCGTTTGCAGGAAGGGGAACGACACCACTTGAGGCGGGCCTCCTTGGCAGGAGGGTTGTTGCAAATGACATCAATCCTCTCTCGCGAATTCTTACCGTACCACGGTTTTTTATTCCTGATCCAGGAGAGGTAAAGGCACGGCTTCTTGCGATCCCGTACACACCAGGACTCAAAGCTGAACGCGATCTCTCCATGTTCTACCACCCTGAGACTGAGGCGGAGATCCTTTCGCTCAGGACGTATCTTCTTGAACGTGAGCAGACAGAAAGCCTTGACCACCTCGATCAGTGGATCAGGATGGTTGCAACCAACAGACTGACCGGACATTCACCAGGTTTTTTTTCAGTATACACCCTCCCACCAAACCAGGCGGTCTCACCTGACCGGCAGGTACGGATCAATGAGACGCGTGGGCAACAGCCTCCATACCGGAGTACCAGAGATATAATTCTGAAAAAATCCCGGACTCTTATAAAAGATCTGACAAGACAGGAGAGCAAAAACCTCCATGAGGCAGGTGACAGTATTCAGTTCATCACCGGTGATGCACGGAAGACACCTGCGATTGAGGATAACTCAGTCAGCCTCACGGTCACGTCACCACCATTTCTGGATATTGTCCAGTACTCTGCTGACAACTGGCTCAGGTGTTGGTTCAACGGCATTGATGAGGAGGAGATCGGCTCCCGCATAACCAAACTCCCCCGGGTGAGCGACTGGACAGACGTGATGCAGGAGGTTTTTTATGAACTCTTCAGGATCACACGGCCTGGCGGATGGGTAGCCTTTGAGGTTGGGGAAGTGAGGAACCGTACGGTCATGCTTGATGAGGTGATTGTGCCGGTCGGGCTGAATGCAGGTTTTACCTGCAGGGGGATCGTGGTGAACAGTCAGGAGTTTACCAAAACCGCAAACATCTGGGGTGTGTCAAATATGGAAATAGGAACCAACACCAACCGGATTGTATTGTTTCAAAAAGAGGATTGA
- the tfrB gene encoding fumarate reductase (CoM/CoB) subunit TfrB — protein MIQLTVRISRFDPVRDQNTHIEQYTVDVNEGARILNALQAVKILDPTLTFRSSCRAGQCGSCAVRVNGEPALACMTEATDGMLIEPLDLPVIKDLTVELVQGINNIPRIHPCDCHEIPDLAHIAKIKPLRDCIECLSCVSVCPAMKVTEFIGPTSMRAEMRIALDPRETGNRIRDAITLGLFTCTSCQRCRVVCPKKIEIPGKAIEKLREIANREGLTLPRHQAVADLVKRTGRSVETSDKTFLDQVPDIIEPFGEVKGEVGFFVGCMFNGRLPERALDLLEVMKRVGIRVIIPKDQICCGSPLIRTGQTSFLDEIKEKNIRAFTSRGITTVMTMCAGCGSTLKHDYETPFTVKDVTEILTGMEIPDPARLDEKVTYHDPCHLMNGQGISEQPRELIRRVAGTFLEMPSQCCGSGGGVRSGIPEEAAALGELRRSVIEATGADSVITICPFCEYHIQEHTDKPVKNLMTLLLEGYRKKEGQ, from the coding sequence ATGATCCAACTGACTGTCAGGATTTCACGGTTTGATCCAGTACGCGATCAGAATACGCACATTGAACAATACACCGTGGATGTGAACGAGGGAGCACGTATCCTCAATGCTCTGCAGGCTGTAAAGATCCTGGATCCGACACTCACGTTCAGATCCAGTTGTCGTGCAGGCCAGTGTGGGAGTTGTGCAGTGAGAGTCAACGGTGAGCCTGCGCTTGCATGCATGACTGAAGCAACAGACGGGATGCTCATCGAACCTCTGGACCTTCCGGTGATCAAGGATCTCACCGTTGAACTGGTTCAGGGCATCAACAACATTCCACGTATCCACCCGTGCGACTGCCACGAGATTCCGGATCTGGCGCATATCGCAAAAATAAAACCACTCAGAGACTGTATCGAATGCCTCTCATGTGTTTCAGTCTGCCCGGCGATGAAAGTGACAGAGTTCATAGGTCCGACCTCGATGCGTGCAGAGATGCGCATCGCTCTTGATCCCCGTGAAACAGGGAACAGGATCAGGGATGCAATCACCCTGGGTCTTTTCACCTGTACCAGTTGTCAGAGATGCCGGGTTGTCTGTCCGAAAAAGATTGAGATCCCGGGGAAGGCCATTGAGAAACTCCGTGAGATCGCAAACCGCGAAGGGCTGACCCTTCCAAGGCATCAGGCAGTTGCAGACCTCGTAAAACGAACAGGGCGAAGTGTCGAGACATCTGATAAAACGTTTCTTGACCAGGTCCCTGATATCATCGAACCCTTTGGTGAGGTGAAAGGTGAGGTCGGGTTCTTTGTCGGCTGCATGTTCAACGGGCGGCTCCCGGAACGTGCGCTTGACCTGCTTGAGGTTATGAAGCGTGTCGGGATCAGGGTCATTATTCCAAAGGACCAGATCTGCTGCGGTTCACCTCTCATCAGAACAGGTCAGACTTCTTTTCTCGATGAGATCAAAGAGAAGAATATCCGGGCATTCACAAGCCGGGGGATCACAACGGTGATGACGATGTGTGCCGGGTGTGGATCAACCCTCAAACATGACTATGAAACCCCGTTCACGGTAAAAGATGTCACAGAAATACTGACAGGAATGGAGATCCCGGACCCGGCACGCCTCGATGAGAAGGTCACCTATCACGATCCCTGCCACCTGATGAACGGCCAGGGGATCAGCGAGCAGCCCCGGGAACTGATCAGGAGAGTTGCAGGAACATTTTTGGAGATGCCATCACAGTGTTGTGGATCAGGCGGGGGAGTCAGATCAGGAATCCCTGAAGAGGCTGCAGCACTTGGAGAACTACGTCGAAGTGTTATAGAGGCGACCGGTGCTGATTCAGTCATCACGATCTGCCCGTTCTGCGAGTACCACATTCAGGAACACACAGACAAACCGGTTAAGAACCTGATGACCCTCCTCCTTGAAGGATACAGAAAAAAAGAGGGTCAGTAA